The following proteins are co-located in the Vanessa cardui chromosome 15, ilVanCard2.1, whole genome shotgun sequence genome:
- the LOC124535563 gene encoding integrator complex subunit 11: protein MPEIKITPLGAGQDVGRSCILLSMGGKNIMLDCGMHMGYNDERRFPDFSYIVPEGPITSQIDCVIISHFHLDHCGALPYMSEMVGYTGPIYMTHPTKAIAPILLEDMRKVAVERKGESNFFTSQMIKDCIKKVTAVTLHQSVMVDNELEIKAYYAGHVLGAAMFWIRVGSQSVVYTGDYNMTPDRHLGAAWIDKCRPDLLISESTYATTIRDSKRCRERDFLKKVHECVEKGGKVLIPVFALGRAQELCILLETYWERMNLKYPVYFALGLTEKANNYYKMFITWTNQKIRKTFVQRNMFDFKHIKPFDKSYIDNPGAMVVFATPGMLHAGLSLNIFKKWAPYEQNMLIMPGFCVQGTVGHKILNGAKKIEFENRQVVEVKMAVEYMSFSAHADAKGIMQLIQYCEPKNVLLVHGEAQKMEFLKDKIEKEFKISCFMPANGETAVINTPTKIPIDVSLRLLKAEAVRYNAQPPDPKRRRVVHGVLCVKDNRLSFLDIDEICDEIGINRHVIRFTSTVRFDDPGSAVKTAEKLKTLLAEKLQGWSITISDGNISVESVLIKVEGDDDNTKSIYVSWTNQDEDLGSYILGLLQSMVQ from the coding sequence ATGCCTGAGATTAAGATAACCCCTCTAGGCGCAGGCCAAGATGTCGGTCGCAGTTGTATTTTGCTGTCCATGGGCGGCAAAAACATCATGTTGGATTGCGGCATGCATATGGGATACAATGACGAGAGGCGGTTTCCAGATTTCTCTTACATAGTGCCCGAAGGCCCTATAACAAGTCAGATTGACTGTGTCATTATTTCACACTTTCATCTTGATCATTGCGGTGCCTTACCATACATGTCTGAGATGGTAGGTTACACGGGTCCAATTTATATGACACACCCCACAAAGGCTATAGCACCTATTCTCCTAGAAGATATGAGAAAGGTTGCTGTAGAAAGGAAAGGAGAATCCAACTTTTTTACTTCTCAAATGATTAAGGATTGTATTAAGAAGGTTACTGCTGTAACATTACATCAATCTGTTATGGTAGACAATGAGTTGGAAATAAAAGCTTATTATGCAGGTCATGTACTCGGTGCTGCCATGTTTTGGATAAGAGTTGGATCCCAGTCTGTCGTGTATACTGGGGATTACAATATGACTCCAGATAGACATTTGGGAGCAGCATGGATTGATAAATGCAGGCCAGATCTTTTAATTTCAGAGTCCACTTATGCAACTACAATAAGAGATTCTAAGCGTTGTCGTGAGAGAGATTTCTTGAAGAAAGTTCACGAATGCGTTGAAAAAGGAGGAAAGGTTTTGATTCCTGTTTTTGCACTAGGAAGAGCACAAGAACTTTGTATTCTATTAGAAACATATTGGGAGCGTATGAATTTAAAGTATCCTGTCTACTTTGCTTTGGGTTTAACAGAAAAAGCCAATAACtactataaaatgtttatcacATGGACAAATCAAAAAATCCGCAAGACATTCGTCCAAAGGAATATGTTTGATTTTAAACACATCAAACCATTTGATAAATCATACATTGACAATCCAGGTGCAATGGTGGTGTTTGCTACTCCTGGAATGTTACATGCTGGTTTATCAttgaacatatttaaaaaatgggcCCCATATGAGCAGAACATGTTAATTATGCCCGGTTTCTGTGTCCAAGGAACTGTCGGACATAAAATATTGAATGGGGCAAAGAagattgaatttgaaaatcgaCAAGTAGTCGAAGTCAAGATGGCAGTAGAGTACATGTCTTTTTCTGCACATGCTGATGCAAAGGGAATTATGCAATTGATTCAATATTGTGAACCAAAGAATGTTTTATTAGTACATGGTGAGGCTCAAAAAATGGAATTCTTGAAAGACAAAATCGAAAAAGAATTTAAGATAAGTTGCTTTATGCCAGCCAATGGTGAAACAGCTGTTATAAACACTCCTACAAAGATACCTATTGATGTATCTTTGAGGCTATTGAAGGCAGAGGCTGTTAGATACAATGCCCAGCCGCCAGATCCAAAAAGGCGTCGAGTTGTTCATGGAGTTCTTTGCGTTAAAGATAATAGACTTTCATTCTTAGATATAGATGAGATTTGTGATGAAATTGGTATAAATAGACATGTGATTAGGTTTACAAGTACTGTTCGTTTTGATGATCCTGGTTCTGCAGTAAAAACTGCTGAAAAGTTGAAGACCTTGCTAGCAGAGAAACTTCAAGGTTGGTCAATAACAATATCTGATGGTAATATATCTGTCGAATCAGTTCTAATTAAAGTTGAAGGTGATGATGATAATACTAAGAGTATATATGTGTCATGGACCAATCAGGATGAGGATTTGGGTAGTTATATATTAGGATTATTACAATCAATGGTCCAGTAA
- the LOC124535564 gene encoding probable tubulin polyglutamylase ttll-15 codes for MDEIKKKEEQYREDNKQLLDRNENISEKNIEKENVTNVYKYKGILTRNDTNTNIFLVICIIGLSSAILLEIIKVQNRKENIYKDYETNKRRYWVYSAYNDVENKNGLLKHVHLVLERIGYEKATNKTPWTLLWSHDYPFRVLYPNLHRLKTNQKVNHFPGTGFITNKVDLATSPSKFIPKAFKIPKNTKEFLRYASENRNAVFLEKHNQHRGVYLKNVTAIDLSSGESFVQEYVQKPFLVDGHKFDIGVYVVLTSVDPLRVYWYKGDVLFRYCPAKYYPFDPKNLDKYVIGDDYLPTWEVPSLAHPYTALGFSMKEAFDHYATSKGKNVTRMWEEVQEAITEVFLKKEHYIIEALKNYPSKENFFEMMRFDLVLDEDFKVYLLEANMSPNLSSAHYPPNQLLYEQVLYNLFNLVGVANSVNNNNAAGNMISSQKNIAVYSHECSTICKDNCDSSDICKLCKPCLEPKLKTSLLNAHREYLHKGDFKRLFPPRMMPNSNNLEQIKSANQMNKLQYLWFQGKCNNDITWCL; via the exons ATggatgaaattaaaaagaaagagGAACAATATAGAGAGGAT aataaacaattattagaTCGTAACGAGAatatatcagaaaaaaatatcgaaaaggAAAACGTCACGAATGTATACAAGTATAAAGGAATACTGACAAGAAATgacacaaatacaaatatatttcttgtgATATGTATAATAGGTCTATCTTCAGCGATACTATTAGAGAtaataaaagtacaaaatagaaaagaaaatatttacaaagattATGAAACGAACAAAAGAAGATATTGGGTCTACTCTGCCTATAATgatgtagaaaataaaaatggattaCTGAAACACGTCCATTTAGTTCTAGAGAGAATTGGTTATGAGAAAGCTACCAATAAAACTCCTTGGACGCTACTGTGGTCTCACGATTACCCTTTCAGAGTTCTATATCCAAATTtgcacagattaaaaacaaatcagAAAGTCAATCACTTTCCCGGCACGGGCTTCATAACGAATAAGGTTGACTTAGCGACATCGCCTTCCAAATTTATTCCAAAAGCGTTCAAGATTCCAAAAAATACCAAAGAATTTTTAAGATACGCGAGTGAAAATAGGAATGCAGTGTTTTTGGAAAAGCACAATCAACATCGAGGTGTATATTTAAAGAACGTGACTGCAATTGATTTGTCGAGTGGTGAAAGTTTCGTTCAGGAGTacgtacaaaaacctttcttgGTGGACGGACACAAGTTCGACATTGGCGTTTATGTGGTGCTCACGTCTGTTGATCCTTTGAGAGTGTATTGGTACAAAGGAGATGTACTGTTCAG ATACTGCCCAGCAAAATATTACCCCTTCGATCCAAAAAACCTTGACAAATACGTGATTGGAGATGATTACCTACCTACATGGGAGGTACCGTCCTTAGCACATCCGTACACTGCCCTGGGATTCAGTATGAAGGAAGCTTTCGACCATTATGCAACATCTAAg ggTAAGAACGTAACAAGAATGTGGGAGGAGGTACAAGAAGCCATAACAGAAgtgtttttgaaaaaagaacactaTATTATTGAAGCA TTAAAAAACTACCCGTCAAAAGAGAACTTCTTCGAAATGATGCGTTTCGATCTCGTTTTGGACGAAGATTTCAAAGTGTATCTGTTGGAAGCCAACATGTCTCCAAACTTAAGTTCAGCTCACTATCCTCCGAACCAGCTTCTATACGAACAAGTTCTGTACAACCTGTTTAATCTTGTCGGAGTTGCTAATTCTGTTAATAA tAACAATGCAGCGGGAAACATGATATCATCGCAGAAAAATATAGCAGTTTACAGCCACGAGTGCAGTACGATATGCAAGGATAATTGCGATTCATCTGATATTTGCAAATTATGTAAACCATGCCTAGAACCTAAGCTAAAAACAAGCTTACTGAACGCACACAGAGAATATCTGCACAAAGGAGACTTTAAAAGACTATTCCCGCCTCGGATG atgcCAAATTCAAACAACttagaacaaataaaaagcGCTAATCAAATGAACAAATTACAGTATTTATGGTTTCAAGGAAAATGCAATAATGACATCACTTGGtgcttgtaa